The following DNA comes from Bos indicus x Bos taurus breed Angus x Brahman F1 hybrid chromosome 22, Bos_hybrid_MaternalHap_v2.0, whole genome shotgun sequence.
TTCGCAATGGCCACACACACGGTTCAACTCATTTTCAAATTCTAGTTTACCAGCCAATTCTTCAATAGTTCGGATGCTTGTAtggtcttaaaaataaaaacattcagcaTTAGAATTCCAGTGGGAGAATTCTGAAGACATTTCGGGCAGAAGTTAAAAACCCAAATGGGTGGCCGTGTCCTGGGAGCGTGCAAAGCCGGTGCTCCTGACCCGGGCTGGCACGCTGTCGCACTGTGATGTGGGCATGGTGCCCCCCTTTCTAGTGCAGGTATTTACTGAGTCCCAAACATCCACTGGTCTCCAAGGAGGGTGTACATGGGAGCATACAGAGATGCGTGTGCTTATTCTGGCTCTTGGGGAACTATTCCCTGACCTGAGGACACAAGACACTGTGTGGGGTCTTTTGAATAAGTAAAATGCTGCCTATTGGGATTTCCCtgtcggtccagtggttaagacttcataaCCTCCACTGCAcggggcgtgggttcgatccctggtcggagaactaagatctaaCCTGTtcaggtggcactggtgataaagaacccacctaccagtgTGGGAGAGATAAGACatgtggattggatccctgggtcaggaatatcccctggaggagaccatggcaatccactccagtatccttgcttggagaaacccatgcagagaggagcctggcgggctatagtatatggggtgcaaagagttggacatgacccaagcgactgagcacagcacttagcacagacagccatggaccacagccaaaagggagaaaaatgctCCCTGTAGATGTTAGGGGCCATGGAAGGAGGTAAGCAGAGGCAGTGATGACTTCTGTTCGCCTACTGGGACCATGGGAGGAGGCTCAGGTCACTAGAGCAATGGCAGGGATCTTGCTTTGTGCCCCAGGGCATGCACCACCCCTCACCAGACTGCCTCCTTTCCTGCCCCATAACCTGGTGACCCTTCAGAGCCAACAGCTTTGGGCTGCTCCCAAGGCTACATATCTCTTAATTAGGAGCTGTCTGGCCACTGTGCCTTGTGTAAAAATAGGGCGCATGAAGTTCACATACAGAATATACAGATGTGCGTATAGCAAAAGTGTCTACGCCAGGATATACCGCACTATGTCGCCTTTGTGGTGGATGGCAGAATTAAAGGGGAGCTTTCGGCTTCTAACTTTTCTTTCAATCTTGTGTTGCCACCACCCACCCGAGCTGGACTACTCCCCCTCTCTTCATCTCTGCCTATGTCCTGTTTCTGTCACAAATAAACTCATCCACCAATAGCGGCTGCAGTCCTTGGCCTCTGGGGATTCACTCTAACTGTACATTTATGAAACATTTATGAAATAACTTGATGGATGTGACTCCTCCAGGCTATCAGCTCCACAAAGGCTCTCTGCATGGAGCCTGCTGTGAACCAAACAAAGCTACCAAGCCGATGGAAGAGACATTAAGTATTTTTTATAAGACACTTGCTGACCTGGGGGCTTGGGTGAAGGATCTATCCTTTCAGGGAGAGGATGGAGCAGCCCTCTGAACTCACCAATCATATCAAGCAGATCCTTTGTGACCTCTTGGCTGGAACCACTGAGTGGGATGCCTGTGTCAACTTTCAAAtccttctctgtatcattcctgCAGCCCccgggagaaaagaaaaaggcagaggattaGATCCTCTTTCAAGAAAGTATCGGAGGTGAACTCAGTATTAGATAATCTTAAAGGCAAACACTAGTCCTTTAAATTGCCATTTATGTTGTGATTTGAAAACTGGGAACCACTAAGTCAGTGAAGTTGACTAAAAGCATCCTAATGCCCATTAATGTCTGTGAATAAGGGAACAGATATTTGTAATACTGAAACAATTAAATGGCTTCTTCAGTCTCTGCTTCCAGGGCAGCCAAGATAGCAGGAACTGGAAATTTCAGCCCACATGGTCCTCCTTGCTAAGAGATgatgcaaaaataaacttaaattttaattaagCCTTTAAAAGGTACCTAAGACCGGGCAGTTTGCAACCACCTGGGAGAAGACAAGGCCCAGGGAAGACTTAGAGCCCccagtgagtgaagttgctcagtggtgcccgactctgtgtgaccccatggactgtagcctaccagggtcctctgtccgtgggttgccatttctatctcCAGTAGAGTCCCCAAGGGGAGGGAAAATCAGTGTTATGGACCCAGCTTAGGATTTTCAACAATTTTCCCCCCCTCCAGATAGGAGATTCCCCCTAATTGTAGCTGTTAAGCCCATGAGATTGGAATCACCttagactgtcttttctccagatCTCCTCATCTCCTGCTGCTCGCCAAAACTGTCTTTCGGGTGCCAAAATGGAGGAACGCATCAGGATGTTTTCCTTGCTGCTCAGAGGTTTTCTTTTGGGGCAGAGCGCCTGGGGCTTTGCATTCACGGGGGCATGGTTTGGTGCAAAAGCCACGTTCTCATTCTCCGGAGCGCCAGGGACCGGAGAGAATGGAGCTGCAGAGGAGCAGGCTACCAGCGGGTGCCTCCGGCAGAGGAGCCGGTGCAccgggagggggaaggagagcgGGGCGGCGTCGAGCTCCACCCGCGGGCGGCCCGAGCACTCCTGGGAATGGCTGACTCCTTCAAAGGCCCGGTCGATGGCTGCAGTCAGCTCCTTTCTGCATCTCCTCAGTTTCTCAGACATCTTCCCTACAAGCGACCGTGTCTTTATTATGTAATACACTGGAAATGCACAAAACAATGTGAGAATCGCGGTACAGATGAGGTTGTAAATCGCCCACGAAGGGGTATTTGTCACCGTTTCCTTGAGCCACGCCACAGGTCAGACCCGAGAAACCCACTCTCAGATTTTCTCCTCGCGGGAACAGCTGCGTCCCTACTTCTCCACCGGAGAGGGAGGAACCCGCGATCGATTGAGCCCGGCCCTGCTCCTCGGCTCCCGGCCACCCCTACtcctctcaggccccaccccgcGGCCGCCCAGGGCGGAGATCCATGGCCGCGTCCTCACCCATCAGCCGGAGAAACCGCACCGCCGACCCCGCCAACGGTCGGTAGGTCGGTAGGTCGGTCGTCGCGCACTCTCATCACCTGATCGCGCGTGTCCGCGACTGACGAGCCCAACCCCCACGGCTCGGGTTAAAGGTCAGACAAGGGACGCACGGATGGCCTCGGTTCTTTGAACCCACGCAGCGTGATGGGGAAGCAGAGGGTCCACGCACGCACGGAGGGGACAGCGACAATGGCCGTGAGAGCAGGCCCGGGGAAAGGGTGGGGAAATCAGACCACGGTGGCCGTAGCCGAGGGGCGGGGATCTCACTTCTAACCAAAGTCCCGGGCAGAACGGGAGCCCTTTCCAAGCCCAGGAAAGTTCCTCTTCTGAAGCCAACACGGAGAAACGGCTCCAGGAGACCTGGTACCCCGCAGTGTCCTGTCCTGATATTTAAGTGAGACCTAATACAAGCGCCACACGATATCCAACTGCCTCAATTCATCAAGGATGCTGGGAACAGAACTGCTAGGTTCCACAGGAGACTGAAGGGCAGGAAACCCCACCACCAAATAGCATTTGGGAGATGGAAGCTGGAAATTCCTAGGTGACTCAAAGGGAAACAGGAAGGGGCGTCAGTGGCAACTTTTTAGGGTTATTATAAACCCATCTCAGtgcacagcaagggaaaaggGGACGACATCAAGTTTACTTGAGGTTGATTTACTGTGGGTAGACCACTGGGAGGACCAGCAACCAGCACCAGAATCCGAAATCCAGGAGGGCAGGGCGGCCCCAAACTCCATGACAGTGTGTTCCCCTCCACTCTTTGGAATCCGTCAGACATTCTCCACTGTGTGCTCCCCACCGCCAACCCCAACTCTGCAGCTCTACCTGTTTTACAGAAAATTTTTACCAcctgtataaaaaaaaataattcagcctCTTGACATAACCCTTCTGAGCaaacagggtcttttttt
Coding sequences within:
- the C22H3orf62 gene encoding uncharacterized protein C3orf62 homolog; the encoded protein is MVYYIIKTRSLVGKMSEKLRRCRKELTAAIDRAFEGVSHSQECSGRPRVELDAAPLSFPLPVHRLLCRRHPLVACSSAAPFSPVPGAPENENVAFAPNHAPVNAKPQALCPKRKPLSSKENILMRSSILAPERQFWRAAGDEEIWRKDSLRNDTEKDLKVDTGIPLSGSSQEVTKDLLDMIDHTSIRTIEELAGKLEFENELNRVCGHCEDSPFKEEAWALLVDESPQKAPDADSGSLRQAFDDHNIVETVLDLEEDYNLMTSFKYQIE